The Zingiber officinale cultivar Zhangliang chromosome 2A, Zo_v1.1, whole genome shotgun sequence genomic sequence TGGCGACGGCGTCCAAGATGTCGGTGTACGAGACCACACCCACCAAGGTGTCGTCCTCCGACTCCGCGTCGACCACCCAGACGTGCGTGGCTCTGTGCGACAGCATCTGAGCCATCACCGCCGCCAGCGAGCTCGTGTCCTTGCACCTCAGCGGCTTGCTCGCCCCCCAACGCATGCTCCTCGGCCTCCCCCCGGCGCCGCCGTTCGACGCATCCTCTGCCCGTGAACTGTCGCCGTCCTCCACGCCCATCCCGAACTGCCCCGCGGACAGGCACCTCAAGGCCCACGCGGCGGCCGGGCAGTCGCATTTCCAAAGCTTGTAGGCCGAGATGTCGCCGAGAATCCTGTGAGTGCCGTCGGGGTTCGTCTCCACCACTGCAATGGCGCAGGGGTCGTTCGGCATCTTGGCGAGGGCTCGCATGGCGGGGGAAGAGGCTTCGATGTGGGAGTAGTGCGGGGAGAAAGCTCCGAGGGAAGAGATGGAGGAGAGCGGAATGGGAGCGAGAGCGCCGAGGTGGCCGATCAGGAACCGTACGACGTCTTCGCGGGAGAGGCAGCAGAACCTGTCGTCGTGGTGCGAAGAAGACGAAGTGGAAGGTCGAGCGTTGTCGCTCGCTTTGGTGGCTATGGATTCTAGGCCGCTTGAGCTTTTGCGCACGAGCAAACATCTAACTCCTGTCTTCATCACCTCAAGAACATCGACTAACCTGGCAGATTGCGAGTATGTGAAGTAAATTGGGAGCATCAAGAACATCGATTGACTGCGAATTCACAAATAAATTCCATAGTTCTACGAGTAAGAAGATACGCCCAAATCCTACAACAAAATCGTGAAGAATCATGTTCTGCCGCAGGTACGAATTTGACATACCAAGAACACTTCAAGGATCCTGGAGATGTAGATAGGGTTCTTGGATCATTCACAGAGACGATTAAATTAGTGAGGAAAATTAAGGTTCTTGGAATTCGATGATTCGTGATCTTTTCTAATCGAAAAAGTGAGGAAAAAACAAGAGGGATTCCTCCATCAAAAAGCCGATCAAATGGATCGGGATCGACGACGAGTGAAAAACAATCAAAAGAGATAATAAATCTGACCTCACGCGGGGATCCACCTCCTTCAGGAGGCTGGGATTGGGCGTGACGACCTCCGAGACCGGCGTCCGCATGGCGCGGTCGTGATCGCCGCCGGTCCTAGCGAGGAAGGCGGCCACCTCCAGCGAGTTGATCATCCCCAAAAACCTATCGGAGCACGGGATCCCGGCTGCATCCTCGGCCGGAGAGCGCTTGCGCCAGACAGGGATCGTGGCCTCGGGGGACGCAGCGATGGCCCAGACGGCGGCCTCCAGCGTCTCCGCCTCCGAGAACTCCACGAGCTCCGGCTTCCCCAGCGTCAGATCGCCCGCTGCATGGTTGTGGAACACGAAGGCCATAAAAATGGCGCTGCCTCTcgccggaggaggaggaggaggaggcgatcGGAGTCGAGATGGGGAAAAAAGGAGGGGCTTTCGATTGGCCAAGTTTGTGATGGGGGCATGAAAATAGCAGATAAGAATTAACCGCTCTACCCACAATTTCACTCCATTTTCCGAACGTGGGATCCACCCTTCGTGCCGAAAGGGTGCTCTGGTACAGATGCCGGTGTGGAAACGGCATTCTCGGCGGACGGTTTCGGAGTTGATGATCGTGATGATCATCAATTCAGTTGAGAGTGGTTACCTTTCCCCGTGTGGTAGTTGTGTTACGACGTAGTTGCtgacttaatttaattaaaattattatatataaaatattattataataaataattttttaattttaataaaaaatatttaaatataatcaaaataaatttaaaattatattgaaGTATCTAgtagtttttatcaaattgataaaaaaaatatttttaatataataattttgattaaattaatagttgataGCTCGAATTAGGATATTTTTTAAGATGAAATATATGATTGACATGATTAATAAGTGGGTCTGGTTTAGATCAATCTAAAATTATCCGATTATAATCCGTAAATtcgtttataaatatttttagatCAAATTTAGATCAGAATTTGGTTAAAATaagtatattttaataaaataagttttttcaGATCAGATTCATATTAATATTAAGATGAACATAGTTTATGAATAGATTATTTTGGTCGGATTCGAAtcaaatataaataaacaaatcAGGTTGTTCAGATTgaataatttgattaaaatattaattaaatttagttcAGATTTTAATGTTTCAATTACCAATCTGCCCATCTAAATCTGTCACTTTAAATCTGATCCAAATTATCATCCCTATATTTATATATGAGAGTGCTATTTTGCGTTTTTTTTAATGCtccaaaataattaagtttagacatttgaattatatataaaaaaaacatgtAAGCCCTACCGTTCTACAAGGTTTTCTGAATTATGACATGAAATTGCAGAGGTTGTCATTCCTCTTGGGATCAGATTCTCAGGTGTTAAGGATTTCATTATTTGCTCTCTTGACTCCGATGTCCATCTCGAAAGTTCTTGCCTTATCAAACTCACTAAAGATCCCCGG encodes the following:
- the LOC122043032 gene encoding CBS domain-containing protein CBSX6-like encodes the protein MIITIINSETVRRECRFHTGICTRAPFRHEGWIPRSENGVKLWVERLILICYFHAPITNLANRKPLLFSPSRLRSPPPPPPPARGSAIFMAFVFHNHAAGDLTLGKPELVEFSEAETLEAAVWAIAASPEATIPVWRKRSPAEDAAGIPCSDRFLGMINSLEVAAFLARTGGDHDRAMRTPVSEVVTPNPSLLKEVDPRVRLVDVLEVMKTGVRCLLVRKSSSGLESIATKASDNARPSTSSSSHHDDRFCCLSREDVVRFLIGHLGALAPIPLSSISSLGAFSPHYSHIEASSPAMRALAKMPNDPCAIAVVETNPDGTHRILGDISAYKLWKCDCPAAAWALRCLSAGQFGMGVEDGDSSRAEDASNGGAGGRPRSMRWGASKPLRCKDTSSLAAVMAQMLSHRATHVWVVDAESEDDTLVGVVSYTDILDAVARYPTIMRPRNI